Proteins from one Besnoitia besnoiti strain Bb-Ger1 chromosome XIII, whole genome shotgun sequence genomic window:
- a CDS encoding Nicotinamidase (encoded by transcript BESB_031280) translates to MGEPRPLSQPVAPADLNGDERASAREGLESTPLKEASAAASQFAAACVGDSKVQALDGNAAREAAQRQTGAETAAASPRALREALQSTVSCLIVTDVQRDFCEGGSLGGDGRTEMVHNINRLRCWRSPGTGHALSGVPFEQLPSSLKASDIGDELFNYVVVSRDWHPPNHLSFAKNHGSDCNREACVCGDDTEAAGEAGPSGRHDGGQKGSPDATEHFAAAREKSKTALASLEPNQIRRRRTGIVLDLWPVHCVQGTPGAELHEELLTLPSDITLFKATNREVENYSCFGDGQDRTQLASWLQEWKVETVCVVGLCTDYCVSATAIAAVKVPGVRTVCVLLDCSKSVVEEATPSVCEVMRSKGIHVMTAKEMLG, encoded by the exons ATGGGGGAACCAAGGCCGCTGTCGCAGCCGGTGGCGCCCGCTGACTTGaacggcgacgagcgagcCTCGGCGCGGGAGGGGCTCGAGTCCACTCCGTTGAaggaggcgtctgcggccgcttcACAGttcgctgcggcctgcgtcggcgACTCGAAGGTTCAGGCGCTCGATGGGAACGCCGctcgggaggcggcgcagaggcagacgggTGCAGagactgccgccgcctcgccgcgcgcgctgcgggaggcgctgcagtcCACGGTGTCGTGTCTGATTGTCACGGACGTGCAGCGAGACTTCTGCGAGGGCGGCTCCCTCGGGGGCGACGGCCGAACCGAGATGGTGCACAACATCAACAGGCTGCGTTGCTGGCGCAGCCCGGGCACGGGACACGCGCTCTCAGGCGTTCCGTTTGAGCAGCTTCCCAGCAGCTTGAAGGCCTCCGACATTGGGGACGAGCTGTTCAACTACGTAGTCGTTAGTCGCGACTGGCACCCGCCGAACCATTTATCCTTCGCGAAGAACCACGGCAGCGACTGCAATCGCGaagcctgcgtctgcggcgacgacacggaggcggcgggcgaggctggGCCCTCCGGCCGCCACGACGGGGGACAGAAGGGTTCTCCGGACGCGACGGAACacttcgcagccgcgcgagagaagtcAAAGACCGCACTCGCTTCCCTGGAGCCGAATCAAATTCGTCGCCGGCGAACGGGCATCGTCCTCGATCTCTGGCCGGTCCACTGCGTGCAAGGCACGCCGGGGGCGGAGCTCCACGAGGAGCTGCTGACGCTGCCCAGCGACATCACGCTGTTCAAAGCCACCAACCGCGAG gtCGAGAACTACTCGTGCTTCGGCGACGGCCAAGACAGAACCCAGCTGGCGTCGTGGCTCCAAGAGTGGAAAGTCGAGACGGTGTGCGTCGTGGGCCTATGCACCGACTACTGCGTAAGCGCCACGGCGATTGCTGCGGTGAAGGTCCCCGGGGTTCGCACGGTCTGCGTGCTGCTGGACTGCTCCAAATCTGTTGTggaggaagcgacgccgagTGTCTGCGAAGTGATGCGAAGCAAAGGCATCCATGTAATGACTGCCAAAGAGATGCTCGGATAA
- a CDS encoding hypothetical protein (encoded by transcript BESB_031250), producing MEARVNASDFGLSAEHQQDPFAFLLKSTEHDESIRAANTVEAELEADVAPAKQSGSVEQLEGSPADCVASAYASVSGGTAFAASFTGCSASAEVPESISSTCPAVSAAALLSSPVALSLLAAPCRETVAGAHVDPDTPQRGSHVHAASSGPPRAAGTPRRQAQVSHGIACGTTHPLDDAVSRIEARVLQQHQGERHAEADDSPAQSVPSCVQSDTLPKCASASSPPCVEGSNASDQDTAAGAAPASSSPAASRVTWSPGFRLPLGAEGRQVLLRRLRRAYHASHPETRDAFLASHGLVFSRMPFATVSELFHLAHLLGVFDFAVQCSEEFGGVSSAAAVAAAGGGGRAVSRAVASASLSSGAGGEAGKSGDAAAMVRVGSGVGKRRRLPVKRHAAPAMRDHHVAPRRRPAAADAQEVFEVVSGANVELGASAFPAGCYEQFDEHSADAGQLHLAGERAHPSVLSSSVSSVIHRTPTSRRKRRRRAVVSHAAGRLDWSQQGADAEEGTLRGWAADVSRACMPDGSLSDICSGGCSTADNTPCFGAERSGDALAKARTGNPKELLQMLQELGLFSGVLDGGSSEIDRDTEKCKATAQALQMQLEALSGGLADSVEKPPGSSSSTTHLRAGAKRSAAGFARSSGVGSRKRSRDMLDGIGVKELGEGDAHGLGSSQSVFSMHQVSHSDVARPKSRVVRRVDAQLAGHAQPATPPLSAASSLSSLTEEAAPMTSLEALLASSLAATVGSRGTIESASSSRQACGQPPAVRQASGVSSAGRDFFQFVDDFKARMDEAEDAATNQDGDAPLEELSQEQEDLLRSFFHIPQPSQHLHQKMTHEATDGGLKENQEALLINLLKRADESSSQCSTAFSATRGRGHEIDTDAVFERLGSLVSGATEAAAEPVEKPEGLLPASLDAVRSSPKALSAPASRQCSVTPVQDSYGADGPSDLLQLLQDLPAGYANLLSAGQPSRSAVSMPAANIPAPASTNAQYALGLQFLHLMELFQLQNSLNGLLGALPKVQEDANPASGLEELKRTALEERDDGTQSGAYECGASRATPLTTGEPSGLRNGSSWSGGSGSSRSRSGSFSERTTASCGPVRSSSAAPGYFFSASGDGLDGTRSSFSTSCSEELSSGAPGAASGEASSCPSDEECLRSRMSRRYHEYADDASASKKREEPTPLQQLLQKLIAQSAAGGSVGGGEFRIGACPVQRKQGGGGMH from the coding sequence ATGGAGGCAAGGGTCAATGCCTCTGATTTCGGCCTTTCTGCCGAACATCAGCAAGATCCGTTTGCGTTCCTGCTCAAGTCAACCGAACATGATGAGAGTATTCGTGCCGCCAACACGGTCGAGGCTGAGTTGGAGGCGGACGTGGCTCCTGCAAAACAATCGGGGAGTGTTGAGCAGCTGGAGGGATCACCGGCTGATTGTGTAGCCTCTGCATATGCGTCTGTCTCTGGGGGTACTGCCTTTGCTGCCTCTTTTACTGGTTGCTCGGCTTCGGCAGAGGTTCCAGAATCCATTTCCTCGACTTGTCCCGCAGTGTCGGCTGCCGcacttctctcctcgccggtTGCGCTTAGCCTGCTTGCAGCCCCTTGTCGTGAGACAGTCGCGGGTGCTCATGTGGACCCTGAcactccgcagcgaggcTCGCATGTTCATGCGGCTTCGTCTGGTCCTCCTCGGGCCGCCGGCACTCCGCGTCGCCAAGCGCAAGTCAGCCACGGCATTGCATGCGGCACGACGCACCCTCTTGATGATGCTGTCTCCCGGATCGAGGCTCGTGTGTTGCAGCAGCATCAGGGAGAGcgacacgcggaggcggacgatTCCCCAGCGCAATCTGTCCCGTCCTGCGTTCAATCGGATACGCTCCCCAagtgcgcgtctgcctcttcaccACCCTGCGTGGAAGGCTCCAACGCTTCGGACCAGGATaccgctgctggcgcagccCCTGCATCATCATCACCCGCAGCTTCGCGAGTGACGTGGTCGCCTGGTTTCCGTCTGCCGCTTGGTGCAGAGGGGCGTCAGGTGCTCCTGCGACGGCTGCGACGGGCTTACCATGCGTCTCACCCGGAGACTCGTGACGCGTTTCTTGCGTCTCACGGCCTGGTCTTTTCTCGCATGCCGTTCGCGACAGTCTCCGAACTGTTTCACCTGGCTCACCTGCTGGGCGTATTCGACTTCGCCGTCCAGTGCAGCGAGGAATTTGGAGGCGTCTCGAGTGCCGcagccgtcgcggccgctggcggcgggggccgAGCGGTCTCTCGGGCTGTGGCTAGCGCGTCGCTTTCATCTGGGGCTGGTGGTGAGGCAGGCAAGTCGGGGGACGCGGCTGCGATGGTACGGGTTGGATCGGGAGTCGGGAAGCGACGCCGGCTGCCCGTCAAGCGTcacgctgcgccggcgatgCGCGACCACCAcgtcgctccgcggcggcgcccagcagcagcagatgcgCAGGAGGTGTTCGAAGTCGTCTCGGGAGCGAACGTTGAACTTGGTGCTTCGGCGTTCCCCGCGGGCTGTTACGAGCAGTTCGATGAGCACTCTGCGGATGCTGGTCAGCTGCACCTTGCGGGCGAGCGTGCCCACCCTTCTGTGCTTTCGTCCTCAGTCAGCTCGGTGATCCACCGAACTCCCACATcgcgcagaaagagaagacgccgagccgTCGTGTCTCACGCAGCCGGCCGCCTTGACTGGAGCCAgcagggcgcggacgccgaagagggcACTCTGCGTGGCTGGGCCGCAGACGTCAGCCGAGCGTGCATGCCGGATGGAAGTCTTTCTGACATTTGCTCCGGGGGATGCAGCACCGCTGACAACACGCCTTGCTTCGGAGCGGAGCGGAGTGGAGATGCGCTGGCGAAGGCTCGGACAGGGAATCCCAAGGAACTGCTTCAGATGCTGCAGGAACTGGGTCTGTTCAGTGGCGTTCTTGACGGCGGATCTTCGGAGATCGACCGCGACACTGAAAAGTGTAAGGCGACGGCCCAGGCGTTGCAGATGCAGCTGGAAGCTCTCTCGGGCGGTCTCGCCGACAGCGTGGAGAAACCGCCAGGTTCCTCTTCGAGCACGACTCACTTGCGCGCTGGAGCAAAGCGATCCGCCGCCGGCTTCGCGCGGAGTAGCGGCGTGGGAAGCCGAAAACGGTCCCGGGACATGCTGGACGGAATCGGCGTCAAGGAGCTCGGCGAGGGCGATGCTCACGGATTGGGGAGCAGCCAGTCTGTCTTCAGCATGCACCAAGTCTCGCATTCAGATGTGGCGCGCCCCAAGTCCAGGGTAGTTCGCCGCGTCGACGCCCAGTTGGCGGGACACGCGCAACCCGCCACGCCTCCGCTGTCAGCGGcatcgtctctctcgtccctGACGGAAGAGGCTGCTCCGATGACGTCGCTGGAAGCCCTTctggcgtcgtcgctggctGCCACTGTTGGCTCCCGAGGCACCATCGAGTCCGCATCTTCTTCGCGACAGGCGTGtgggcagccgccggcggtACGGCAAGCGTCCGGTGTTTCATCTGCAGGTCGGGACTTCTTCCAGTTCGTTGACGATTTCAAGGCTCGCATGGATGAAGCCGAGGACGCTGCGACCAACCAGGATGGTGACGCGCCGCTCGAAGAGCTCAGCCAAGAGCAGGAAGATCTTCTGCGTTCGTTCTTCCACATCCCGCAACCATCACAGCACCTTCACCAGAAGATGACTCACGAGGCCACTGACGGAGGACTGAAAGAGAATCAGGAAGCACTCCTGATCAATCTCCTGAAGAGAGCAGATGAGTCGTCATCGCAGTGTTCGACCGCGTTCTCAGCCACTCGAGGCCGGGGACACGAGATCGACACAGATGCTGTGTTTGAAAGGTTAGGCAGTCTTGTCTCCGGTGCTAcggaggcagcagctgagCCAGTTGAGAAGCCTGAAGGGTTGTTGCCTGCGTCCCTTGACGCCGTGCGGTCTTCGCCAAAAGCGCTGAGTGCGCCGGCGTCCCGCCAGTGCAGCGTCACTCCAGTTCAGGACTCATATGGGGCGGACGGCCCCAGCGACCTCCTTCAGCTTCTCCAAGATCTGCCTGCAGGCTATGCTAATCTGCTGAGTGCTGGGCAACCTTCGCGCTCCGCCGTCTCCATGCCTGCCGCTAATATCCCGGCTCCTGCGTCCACGAACGCGCAGTATGCCCTGGGGCTCCAGTTCCTGCACTTGATGGAGCTGTTCCAGCTGCAGAACAGCCTGAACGGGCTTTTGGGAGCTCTTCCGAAGGTGCAGGAGGACGCCAACCCGGCGAGTGGATTGGAAGAACTGAAGCGGACAGCTCTGGAGGAGAGGGATGATGGCACGCAGAGCGGGGCCTACGAGTGCGGTGCATCGCGTGCAACTCCACTGACCACTGGGGAACCCTCTGGCCTTCGGAacggcagcagctggagcGGCGGCTCCGGCAGCTCTCGAAGCCGAAGCGGCAGCTTCAGCGAGAGGACAACCGCGTCGTGCGGACCTGTGCGCAGCTCATCTGCGGCCCCAGGCTACTTTTTCAGTGCTTCCGGAGACGGTCTGGATGGCACCCGAAGCTCTTTCAGCACGTCGTGCAGCGAGGAGCTTTCGTCAGGCGCACCTGGCGCAGCCAGCGGCGAGGCAAGCAGCTGCCCGAGTGACGAGGAATGTCTGCGTTCGAGAATGTCGCGGCGATATCACGAGTACGCGGACGATGCTTCAGCGAgcaagaagcgcgaggagccGACGCCGTTGCAACAGCTGCTTCAGAAGCTTATTGCCCagtcggcggcgggaggaTCAGTCGGTGGAGGAGAATTCAGGATCGGAGCGTGCCCAGTCCAAAGAAAacaaggaggaggcggcatgCATTAA
- a CDS encoding adenylate kinase superfamily protein (encoded by transcript BESB_031260) gives MAPPTPLKKTAAAPVPNAAAPKTRASPATALAVKKKPPTEKPAASASTRPPAVSSPASGERRRSSGSKKKSTAESSAPAGAGKSGESSRRSSKRGSHCHEQQQSPVTDTENHAKTGDEVVVTDEGYPTARVGLFPLVCFFGPPCSGKGTLAALLKERLGMLHLSTGELLRNVEKEEGDNSEIGAAMAAGKLVDDTVIVRLLRNAMAKNAETGAKGVILDGFPRNGTQVDVLREMKLWPDASFLINVPSEVLFKRMAARRVDPITGEVFGLGSDPRDEEQMKRLIRRDDDNADVLQTRIQDYEENMKQIARRLRGEKEAEDEDSKKTRGTQVANEEGGTSEATCELIEIDGDRDIQETFESVHHHLKRKFPSVFC, from the exons ATGGCACCGCCTACCCCCTTGAAGAAGACTGCTGCGGCACCAGTACCGAATGCTGCGGCTCCAAAGACACGCGCAAGCCCTGCCACCGCCTTGGCTGTGAAGAAAAAGCCTCCGACTGAGAAACCTGCAGCTTCTGCGTCTACACGCCCACCGGCTGTTTCTTCTCCGGCTTCCGGGGAGCGGCGTCGGTCAAGTGGAAGCAAGAAGAAAAGCACTGCGGAAAGCTCAGCGCCCGCTGGCGCAGGCAAGAGCGGGGAATCCTCACGCCGGAGCTCGAAGAGGGGTTCACACTGCCATGAGCAACAGCAGTCACCAGTGACAGATACGGAAAACCATGCGAAGACAGGAGATGAGGTGGTTGTGACTGACGAGGGATATCCCACAGCTCGCGTTGGGTTGTTCCCGCTTGTTTGTTTCTTTGGGCCGCCCTGCAGCGGAAAAGGGACCCTGGCAGCTTTGCTGAAGGAGCGCCTGGGAATGCTTCATCTTTCAACAGGAGAGTTGCTGCGGAACgtggagaaagaagagggagatAACAGTGAGATCGGTGCCGCAATGGCAGCTGGCAAACTTGTAGACGATACGGTTATAGTACGGCTGCTGCGAAATGCGATGGCGAAAAACGCCGAAACTGGCGCAAAGGGGGTCATACTCGACGGATTCCCGAGGAACGGCACCCAAGTGGACGTTCTCAGAGAAATGAAGTTGTGGCCAG ACGCTAGTTTCCTAATCAACGTCCCCTCCGAGGTCCTGTTCAAGCGGATGGCTGCACGACGCGTCGATCCAATTACAGGCGAAGTGTTTGGTCTTGGTTCAGACCCGAGAGACGAGGAGCAAATGAAACGCCTCAttcgccgcgacgacgaTAACGCTGACGTTCTACAGACTAGAATCCAGGACTACGAGGAAAACATGAAACAGATAGCGAGACGGCttcgaggagagaaagaggcggaAGATGAGGATTCGAAAAAGACTAGAGGAACTCAGGTGGCGAATGAGGAGGGAGGCACAAGCGAAGCAACGTGTGAACTTATCGAAATAGACGGAGACAGAGATATTCAAGAAACATTCGAGAGCGTCCACCACCATCTGAAGCGGAAGTTCCCCTCGGTCTTTTGCTGA
- a CDS encoding phosphatidate cytidylyltransferase (encoded by transcript BESB_031270) — MDTPPSPRADVAKEGGWPHSPPPVCGGASTVEVTPKDELEKREGGSPGPRAAFASSSSSSSVSSSMSSPSFGSPQWTYSCAFSSPTSFVPSSSTAASLNFSPLPPQRTSGLVAPALSHTRNPDACCSACGRPLDSKCAGLRRGPCGVAGLPGASPGGAGEASTPPAGVSSCPSGGGLWSLEESEGENTMTEWGLDTEPEGDPHAVGGEAGQSSSSVFPDSHGPADGADQAFCEPIGCRRRDDGQTDAAREDGDEVHGGEDDPLRAGTERRFSDRAGGAELGGGSLAETSACLRPRRRSNQGVSHGTSSRAPGPRWRSRTRHSASSACPSSSLGEFLLKPFRCFGFLAVSESRSRLGSAAGLAGLGVAGVAGKGAGGAGASSSGAGSGRGSASSGHAAPSLAQASSSEVQLEADKPLEKKLETFRVRSLWTIILVLVFFIILSAGHAYSACLVLALVASMYREIIAVKQKREEVRLPDFYLLKWYWFVITILGIGFPAIVRMPWRPWEAVSPLESWSDEAVAAPGPARSAVDSFGEAAPAQSVVPLFPAIRRSLERLLVFHSIVTYSAGFVGLVWFILSLRKGSMRYQFSQLGVMLVALMFIVGQSLMQIANIYSGLVWFILPTSLVIVNDVSAYVCGMLFGRTRLIRLSPKKTVEGFVGASFITLLWAVLTSKQLQHYKVFVCAPRMIDFRPFSMWRDLDCAVPDEFHPRCYDEDIEAFLGLKGWITAPPLEAPTLEDAAAGPGADAVAGLADEQRGAAEPRNDAEGGYGDHRSRQGERDAGRVQAGGAGRGDSLLAAIEEEATPENGDFVSIRREQQAVTSPAGESAPQDGRLVGRPRTAAGAGALSLLAPSSCRFFFSPFQFHSLILGVFAGFFAPFGGFFASGFKRAARIKDFGEIIPGHGGVTDRFDCQILTGMFTHLYYTSFVYNGEAKKRDERRSALPHSQSRSESRPRRGESTREAAEGQRREDAECFDRKAGRSSAASEARTEAKGVPPQLVHEKTCVEPSGGARAAGDAGEAADSTWIDGGIKAATLEREIRSRRSGTSSASSADGRDWEEEVLAAVASMEDEEELERLKARVVARLADLKGKKRRKLAQSRAESTDARRA, encoded by the coding sequence ATGGACACCCCGCCGTCGCCTAGGGCCGATGTGGCGAAGGAGGGAGGCTGGCCGCAttcgcctcctccggtcTGCGGCGGGGCTTCAACCGTGGAAGTCACCCCCAAGGACGAACTGGAAAAGCGGGAGGGGGGCAGTCCAGGTCCCAGGGCCGCCtttgcctcctcgtcgtcttcctcttctgtgtCGTCCTCGATGTCTTCCCCCTCTTTTGGCTCGCCCCAGTGGACTTACTCGTGTGCCTTTTCGTCTCCAACGTCGTTCGTGCCGTCATCCTCGACAGCCGCAAGTCTGAATTTctcgccgctccctccgcagAGGACGTCTGGGCTGGTTGCGCCGGCACTGAGCCACACCCGAAATCCGGATGCGTGTTGTTCCGCATGCGGCCGCCCTCTCGACTCCAAATGCGCAGGGCTCCGCAGGGGTCCGTGCGGCGTAGCAGGGCTCccgggcgcgtctcctgggggggcgggggaggcctCCACTCCGCCAGCAGGCGTGTCCTCTTGCCCCAGCGGCGGAGGGTTGTGGTCGCtggaagaaagcgaaggcgaaaacaCGATGACGGAGTGGGGTCTGGACACCGAGCCGGAGGGTGATCCGCACGCCGtaggaggcgaggcaggtCAGTCGAGTAGTTCGGTCTTTCCGGACTCACACGGTCCCGCTGACGGCGCCGACCAGGCCTTTTGCGAGCCTATCGGCTGTCGCCGGAGAGACGATGGACAGACAgatgcggcgcgcgaagacgggGATGAAGTCCACGGCGGAGAGGATGATCCTCTCCGCGCTGGGACCGAGCGCCGGTTTAGCGaccgcgctggcggcgcggagttggggggggggtcgcTGGCGGAGACGTCAGCCTGCCTGCGACCACGCCGACGCAGCAATCAAGGAGTCAGTCACGGAACTTCCTCACGGGCTCCCgggccgcgctggcgcagccgAACTCGGCACTCGGCTTCATCAGCGTGTCCGTCCTCTTCACTGGGGGAGTTCCTTCTCAAACCCTTCAGGTGCTTTGGTTTCTTGGCTGTCTCGGAGTCGCGCAGTCGGTTGggaagcgccgcagggctggctggtctcggcgtcgcgggcgtcgcagGCAAGGGGGCCGGAGGGGCTGGAGCGTCTTCGtcgggcgcgggcagcggccgAGGGTCTGCGAGCAGTgggcacgcggcgccctctctcgcgcaggcgtcgtcgtctgaaGTCCAGTTGGAAGCCGACAAGCCTCTGGAGAAGAAGCTCGAGACGTTCCGCGTCCGGTCGCTGTGGACCATCATTCTCGTTCTTGTCTTCTTTATCATCCTCTCCGCAGGGCACGCGTACAGCGCGTGCTTGGTTCTTGCCTTGGTGGCCTCGATGTATCGCGAAATTATCGCAGtgaagcagaagcgcgaggaggtgCGCCTTCCGGACTTTTACTTGCTCAAGTGGTACTGGTTCGTCATCACCATCTTGGGGATCGGCTTTCCCGCGATCGTCCGCATGCCCTGGCGGCCGTGGGAGGCTGTTTCGCCGCTGGAGAGTtggagcgacgaggcggtcgcggcccCGGGGCCAGCTCGCTCGGCGGTGGACTCTTttggcgaggccgcgcccgcgcagtcGGTAGTCCCGCTGTTTCCTGCGATCCGCCGCTCCTTGGAGCGCCTGCTGGTGTTTCACAGCATCGTGACGTACAGCGCAGGATTCGTGGGTCTCGTCTGGTTCATTCTTTCTCTTCGGAAAGGATCGATGCGGTACCAGTTTTCCCAATTGGGCGTGATGCTGGTCGCCCTGATGTTCATTGTGGGTCAGTCACTCATGCAGATCGCCAACATTTACTCGGGTCTCGTTTGGTTCATTCTGCCGACGTCGCTGGTGATCGTAAACGACGTGTCGGCGTACGTCTGCGGCATGCTTTTTGGCCGCACACGCCTCATCCGCTTGtcgccgaagaagacagtCGAAGGCTTTGTCGGCGCCTCCTTCATCACGCTCCTCTGGGCCGTCCTGACCTccaagcagctgcagcattACAAAGTTTTTGTCTGCGCCCCGCGCATGATCGACTTCCGACCCTTCTCCATGTGGAGAGACCTCGACTGCGCAGTTCCCGACGAGTTCCACCCGCGGTGTTACGACGAGGACATCGAAGCCTTCCTCGGCCTCAAGGGCTGGATCACGGCTCCGCCtctcgaggcgccgacgttggaggacgcggccgcaggtCCTGGGGCAGATGCGGTCGCTGGCCTCGCAGAtgagcagagaggcgcagccgagccgcgcaacgacgccgagggcggctATGGCGACCACCGCAGCCGCCAGggagagcgcgacgcgggacGCGTACAGGCCGGGGGagcagggagaggcgacagccTGCTCGCTGCGATTGAAGAGGAGGCCACGCCTGAGAACGGCGATTTCGTGAGTATTCGACGTGAGCAACAGGCAGTTACGAGCCCAGCCGGTGAGTCGGCGCCCCAGGACGGTCGGCTCGTGGGTCGTccgcgcaccgccgcggGGGCCGGCGCCTTGTCTCTCTTGGCCCCATCGTCCTGTCGATTTTTCTTTTCCCCCTTTCAGTTCCACAGCCTTATTTTGGGGGTGTTTGCGGGTTTCTTCGCGCCCTTTGGCGGCTTCTTTGCGAGTGGGTTCAAACGCGCCGCACGCATCAAGGATTTCGGAGAAATCATCCCGGGCCACGGCGGGGTGACGGATCGCTTTGACTGCCAGATTCTCACAGGCATGTTCACGCATTTGTACTACACCAGTTTTGTCTACAATGGAGAGGCGAAAAAACGCGACGAGCGTCGGTCGGCGCTTCCGCACAGCCAGTCGCGGAGCGAATcccggccgcggcgtggcgaatcgacgcgcgaggctgctgaagggcagaggcgcgaggatgCCGAGTGCTTTGACAGGAAGGCAGGAcgttcctccgcggcttcggaGGCACGAACCGAAGCAAAGGGCGTCCCTCCTCAGCTTGTCCACGAAAAAACGTGTGTAGAACCGAGTGGAGGCGCACGGGCCGCCGGAGATGCCGGCGAAGCTGCTGACAGTACATGGATAGACGGCGGGATCAAGGCGGCCACGTTGGAGCGAGAGatccgcagccgccggtcTGGGACTTcatctgcgtcctctgctgATGGCAGAGACTGGGAAGAAGAGGttctcgccgctgtcgcctctaTGGAGGATGAGGAGGAACTCGAGCGTCTCAAGGCCCGCGTGGTCGCGAGGCTTGCTGATTTGAAggggaaaaagagaaggaagctgGCGCAGAGCCGTGCGGAGTCGACAGACGCCAGACGCGCATGA